In candidate division KSB1 bacterium, a single genomic region encodes these proteins:
- a CDS encoding glycoside hydrolase family 88 protein — protein MGWYAIALVDVIEILPREYEQREELIDILARLAEAIKKTQDKESGAWWQIMDKPKEPGNYLETSASCMFTYALAKGVRKKDIWTTLFTRWQTRLIKELSSSLSVKILTEH, from the coding sequence ATGGGATGGTATGCCATAGCGCTGGTGGATGTCATAGAAATCCTTCCCAGAGAGTACGAGCAGCGTGAAGAGCTGATTGATATTTTGGCCCGACTGGCCGAGGCCATTAAAAAAACTCAGGATAAAGAAAGCGGAGCCTGGTGGCAGATCATGGACAAACCAAAGGAACCGGGGAATTATCTCGAAACTTCCGCTTCCTGTATGTTCACCTATGCCCTGGCCAAAGGTGTGAGAAAAAAGGATATCTGGACGACTCTTTTCACCAGGTGGCAGACCAGGCTTATAAAGGAATTATCGAGCAGTTTG